GCATGCCCGACCCGAGCACCTCGCCGATCCGATCAATCAAACGCTGAACGTCGTACCCGACTCCGCGGCGGCCGATTGTTCCTAAAGCGCTGAGGTCACGCCGGACGACTGGCGGTGAGACGTTGACGAGTCGCCCAAGCTGCTGACTGTTGATGTTCGTCGAATTTGTTTCGAGCAGTCGATGCAATTCCCGATGATACAGACTGAGCCGCCCGATCGCGGGTTGTGGCAACGCCGGCGAACTGCTGACGTCTTGGTTTGCGGCGGTGGAATTTCCGGCAGACGAATTCGCGGGGGAGGGAGCCGCGACTTCGTCGCTTGATGGGTCGTTCGTTGATTTCGGATCGGTCACAAACAACTCGCGAGGAGGGCTCGGGCAACCTCCATCTTACCCGCATCGGGTTTTCCCAACACGGAAAAACAGCCCGATTGGTGCGTCCACCACCTAACCGCCACGGTTGCACGGTTAATGACATGCAGTGCCAACGCAAATCCGGATATGGAACGTCACCGTTGGCTACTGCCGCTACCCGAAAACCAACGAGCGGCCGTGAGCTCGGACCTGACTGAAGACCTAACTGAGGCAACCGCCTGGACGCGCGGTGCGTCCAGACGAATCGGTATAAGATCGACTAGCGTTGCGCGACGTCCGATTTTTCCGTGGAATCGTCGAAACGGTAGATGCATTCACCGCGGGCGCTGTTGGTCAGGATATAGACCTCGCCGTTTTGGTCCTGCCCGAACGACAACACTGCGACGCTGTTGGGAAGCACTTGTTCGTTACGCGTAGCCGTGCCCGTTGCTTGGTCGTAAGTCAGTGCCCAGACGGTGCCGGTGACGTAGTCGGCGTACAAGTATTTGCCTTCCAAGTTCGGCAAGCGGCTGCTGCGGTAAACGCGACCACCTGTGATCGACTTGCCGATTTGGTGATCGTATTCCCACACGGGTCCGATCGGCTGGGCACCTTCGGTTGCGGGTCGGTTTCCGAAGGCGTGCGTGCCTTCACGGGTACTCCAGCCGTAGTTGCCGCCCTTCGTAATCACCACGACTTCTTCCCACAATTCTTGGCCGACATCCCCGGACCAAAGATTGCCGGTTTTGGGGTCGAAGGCAATTCGCCAAGGATTTCGGACGCCGTAGGCATAGATCTCTGGCCTCGCATCTTTCACGCCGATGAACGGATTGTGGGATGGGATGGAATAGTTTTTTCCGTCGGCGGCTTGGTCGACATCAATGCGCAAGATCGATCCCAGCAAGGTTGCAAGATTTTGTCCATTGCCGTGGGGATCGTTTCGATCGCCCCCGTCACCCAATCCGATGTACAGCTTTCCGTCTGGACCAAATTCCATGCTGCCGCCGTTGTGGTTCTGGTACGGCTGATCGATTTCCATAACGATTGATTCTGATGCAGGATCAGCGACACCGGTTTCTTTGTTGACGGTGAATCGCGAGACGACGGATTTCGGCTCGGTCCCGTGGGTGTAGTAGACAAACAGGTAGCCGTTGTTCTTGAATCCAGGGTGCATCGCCAAACCGAGCAGCCCTTGTTCATTGGCACCCGGTTTTTTCCAGTCATAGGCTTTGCCGCGCAGATCCAAAACCAGCTTTGATTCTTTAACGTCGGGTCGATTTTCGAACGACCAGATGCCGCCCTGCTGAGAAGCTGCGTACAAACGGTTGCTGCCGTCATTGGCGAACGTCAATTCCATCAAACGCAGGTCACGAATTTTTCCAGCGTCGTTGATGCCTTCCCATTGATCCCACTGCAAATCGGGGAACGCAAGGTTGCTGGCCATACCCAGGTTGGCGTCGATCGGTTGGGGCACGGACCCGTCTTCGCCGATTTCGCGAAGCTTGATGTTTCGATACGCGACTTCGTCGCCGTGATCTTGCAAACAGATGTAGCCTTTGCCGAGTGAACCGAAGTGCGGTAGCTTCGCAAACTTGCTAGCCCCGACCTTCTCTTTCCAATCTTTTGAACCGAGTTTGAAACGGAAATAGCGAACACCGTTCATGCAGACTTCGCAGTCGTCGTTGGCGATTCGGATGTACAGTTGGTTCCATTGACCAGCGGGGCGGGTCGAATCAACGACGGTCTTGTCCTTGGACCAGTTTGGCGCTGACGGTTGATACAGTTGGTAAAGCCAACCGGCTTTTTGCGGATCGTGTCCGTCGACGTTGTCTTGGACTTGGATTTCAGGGCCCGTGTGCCAAGGCGGACCGTCCGTTTCGCCGACATGGAACATCACACCGCTGTTGCCGGCGGCGCTGATTTTGTATTCGAGCGACAATTCGAACGCCGCATACTCGTCGTCGGTGATCAGGTCACCGGCGCCTTTCTCGGCCCGAACGAGCGTCCCATCGACGATCTTCCAGCCCTTGGACACGCCTTCTTTCTTGTAGTTCCGCCAGCCATCGGTCGACTTGCCGTCGAACAGCAATTGCCATCCGCTCCGCTGTTCGGATTGGGTCAAGTGGTTGACAGCTGTTTCAGCGCGGGCCGTGCCGGCGGGAAGCATTAGCGTTGAAAAAAGGGCGATGGACGCGGCCGTCATCGCAAAAAGGCATCTGGCTTGTCTCATGGATTAGCAACCGAAGGGAAGGCGGGGTGAGGAAAACGGATGGCAAGAGTATTATTCATCCCCGACCAAGTCACAACTGCGATGGAAAACGACCAGCATGCCGAAGAATGCCCCAAAATACCGCCCCTCTGTCTGCATCGACGCGGTGTTTGGAACGATCAGCTCGGTCGAAGCGATCGACCAAGTCGCTGCGGCGGGAATCAAGGCATTCGAATTTTGGGGGTGGTGGGACAAAGATCTCGACGCGATCGAAGCCGCCCGGGATCGCCACGGCATGCAGATCGCGGCCTGCTGTACCAAGTTTATCTCGTTGGTCGATCCCGCGACGAGGGACGACTATCTGGCAGGGCTGGCCGAGTCGATTCGAGTGGCAAAGCGGTTGAAGTGTCCGACGTTGATTTCCCAGGTCGGCGATTTTCGACCGGGTGTTGACCGCCGCGCCCAGCATGATTGTCTGGTGATCGGCTTGCGTCAGGCATCGAAACTTTTGGCCGACAGCGGCGTCACGCTGGTCATTGAACCGCTCAACGAGTTGATCGATCACAGAGGCTATTTCCTTGTCCGAAGCGACGAAGCGTTTGAAGTCATCGATCAAGTGGAAAGCGAACACGTCAAAGTGGTGTTCGATATCTACCACCAACAAATCAGCGAAGGACACGTGATCACGAATTTGCGGAACAACATCGACAAGATCGGTCACTTCCACGCAGCGGGAAATCCGGGCCGCAACGAATTGACGCGAGGCGAACTGAACTACCCCCAAATCTTTAGCGCCATCGGTGAAACGAACTACGGCGGTTATGTCGGGCTGGAGTACTGGCCCACCAAAGACGCCGTGACGGGGCTGCGTGAAGTGGCGGGATGGTTCGGTCAATGAGCGATTCGCCCACCAATCCTTACGAACCAGCCGCCACCCCGCCGTTGCCGGGCGCCCCGTCATCGGGCCCGCGGCAAGCGGCGATGGCATTCATCCTGCTGACG
Above is a window of Rubripirellula tenax DNA encoding:
- a CDS encoding family 16 glycoside hydrolase gives rise to the protein MRQARCLFAMTAASIALFSTLMLPAGTARAETAVNHLTQSEQRSGWQLLFDGKSTDGWRNYKKEGVSKGWKIVDGTLVRAEKGAGDLITDDEYAAFELSLEYKISAAGNSGVMFHVGETDGPPWHTGPEIQVQDNVDGHDPQKAGWLYQLYQPSAPNWSKDKTVVDSTRPAGQWNQLYIRIANDDCEVCMNGVRYFRFKLGSKDWKEKVGASKFAKLPHFGSLGKGYICLQDHGDEVAYRNIKLREIGEDGSVPQPIDANLGMASNLAFPDLQWDQWEGINDAGKIRDLRLMELTFANDGSNRLYAASQQGGIWSFENRPDVKESKLVLDLRGKAYDWKKPGANEQGLLGLAMHPGFKNNGYLFVYYTHGTEPKSVVSRFTVNKETGVADPASESIVMEIDQPYQNHNGGSMEFGPDGKLYIGLGDGGDRNDPHGNGQNLATLLGSILRIDVDQAADGKNYSIPSHNPFIGVKDARPEIYAYGVRNPWRIAFDPKTGNLWSGDVGQELWEEVVVITKGGNYGWSTREGTHAFGNRPATEGAQPIGPVWEYDHQIGKSITGGRVYRSSRLPNLEGKYLYADYVTGTVWALTYDQATGTATRNEQVLPNSVAVLSFGQDQNGEVYILTNSARGECIYRFDDSTEKSDVAQR
- a CDS encoding hydroxypyruvate isomerase family protein, giving the protein MPKNAPKYRPSVCIDAVFGTISSVEAIDQVAAAGIKAFEFWGWWDKDLDAIEAARDRHGMQIAACCTKFISLVDPATRDDYLAGLAESIRVAKRLKCPTLISQVGDFRPGVDRRAQHDCLVIGLRQASKLLADSGVTLVIEPLNELIDHRGYFLVRSDEAFEVIDQVESEHVKVVFDIYHQQISEGHVITNLRNNIDKIGHFHAAGNPGRNELTRGELNYPQIFSAIGETNYGGYVGLEYWPTKDAVTGLREVAGWFGQ